Within the Stigmatopora argus isolate UIUO_Sarg chromosome 23, RoL_Sarg_1.0, whole genome shotgun sequence genome, the region gaagaatatgacattttttcctcattcattttattgtagctgtttcattttgatatactaccactgtaggattaaaactattgttcttaaCGCGATGACAAACTGTACGTCTAACAGCGGTCAGCCGCCGCGCAGACCGTCCGTCGGACTTCCCGTCGgcgcggcggcgacgacgacgacgacgactcaCGGCCTCGCAGACGGCCTCCAGGTGGAGGCTCTCCAGTTTGCGCGTCATCTCCCCGTGGCGATGGCGGTACCAGCCGTCGAAGTTGGGGGACTTGAAAAACTTCCTGCGGGCGGCGCCGGCCGATCAGAAGGGGCGGCCGGGGCGGCGCCGCGACGCGAGGTTTACCTGTATAGCCCCGTCCAATCGCCCCGCAGCGCCGAGGTCAGCCGGGGGCCGCCGCGCTCCAGGCTGGACACGAAATCGTCCTGGCTGAAGGGACGGATCTGCGGGGGCGTCTGCACACAGTCCGGAGTTGGAACTTGCGGCGGGTGAGGCGCAGGGggcgtggctttttttttaccttccagGGGGTCACCGACCTTTGTAGTGGCATCAGGCTCGCCATGTAACGCTCCTACGGAAGGGGAAAGGTCAAAGTGTACCGTCCACAGACCTACTATGCGCATGTGCAAAAGTTTTGGCTTCACTCGAACTACAGCCTGGAACtaattccaatttttttgaaaACATTCAACAGCaaaggctcgggagccatatgcggctctttccacaggtgcatatggctcccccctaacctgtgaggtaaaatatggaaatcactggtgagagagctgagtcccgaacgcactaatatgcgcatcactgtggcattgacattacctctaccaccactttaatcataattttgtgttttatttctcttctgcatgcatgatctcattgatactgatttattagccacagcataacaatgttgtcaaaagaattcagagactttttgtacttcaaaagtggtgaaatgacaaaacccCCCAcacttttcatgtatttttaaatttcagtCGCCCACATTGCTCATAGCAAAAAGTGGACCCGGTTTACAGACGAGGCGAGTTCTGCGGGTTGCCATCGTCGGCGTTCTTACCAGCGGGATGATGAAGCTCTGAGTCAGCTCGAGAAAGTGGCGCCTCAAAATGGCGCTCTGCACTTCCGGGGGGCGGCGCCTCTGGATCCCCTGCCGAGAGGTTGAACCCCCCCGCTTTGGAAAATGCGGCTCGCAACGATCCGGCGGCGCCCTCACCTTCAGCACGCGTTTAACGAGGACCTTGTCCTTCAGCAGAAAGCTCTTGTAGGCCGTGAAGACTCCTgcgcgagcgagggagcgagggagggagggagggagggccgCAACGTGAGCCCGAGGCGGAACCCGAGCGGCGGACCCGCAGAACGCGGACCTGCTTTTCCATCCAGGGTCTTGAGTTTGGCCACTTTCTTGATCTTGAGCTGCTTGGGGACGTCCTCGCCTGACGGAAACGAGGGGAGGAAGGTCTTAGCTAACGGCGGCCGCCGTGCGGGCGGGCGGCGCCAGTTGATCCCTCACCCGAAGCCTCGGCGCTCTCCCCCAGTCGCAGGACGTGCGGCCAGTTGTGAAAGGTCTTGACGAAGAAGGGGTTGGTCACCCCCAGAATGACGCTGGGCCTGAAGGGGAAGAGAGGAGGGCGGAGCCGGCGAGATGAGGCGGGGCCCGATCGGCCGGCGTTGGACTCACGGCGCTTGCGTCTTGGTGGTGAATTCTCGGAACTCGCTGTCGTGGACGGTGAAGTACGGCCGGAAGTCGCAGCAGAACTTGAGTGGTGCGATGGAGCTGAAACCACACGGTCGTCCGTCATATTCAATAGAAATGTATAACTATAATTTGATGCAGATTTTTGTTctattgatgtgttaaacttgatgtctagttgttctaattgctgttttgtgctctgcattttcagaagaaaagaagaatattgaatatttcTCTTAGTAtgacttgattgcaaatgtttaatcgtttgaattgtatgctgggaaggttacatttattttttatttatttttttacttcataaaatttggatttttactaagtcatttcacattcatcatttggatttttatgaagtcatttcacatttatacgcaagtttTCACGCCGTTTATACGCCGTCACATCCCGGCGTTGGCTACGGGACGAGCGCGTCCGACGGTTACCTGACGAGCGCCAAGACGGTTTCCGACGAGACGGCGGGAGACGGCGCCACCACGGCCACCGGCTCGCCCAGCAAGACCAGTTCCCACAGCATCTGCGTGTGGATCAGGAGCGACCGGAAGCACCTGGGCGACGGTCAAAGGTCAGCGGCCGGGAAAGCACGTCGGTCCCGCGCCGGGGGGGTCGGCGCACCTGAAGAGGTCGGGCTGGTGGACGGAAGGAAGCGCCGTCGGCGTTGGCGACGGCGACGCGTTggccacctcctcctccacctcctcctcggcGGAGGCCGGCGACGGACTTCCCGGTTTATCGTTCCGGCTCGGAATACGCACCTGAGAACAAAAAAGAAGGGAAGGCGAGGGGAATGGCGCCGAGGAGCCGGTCGACCGGTCGCCTCACCCTCAGGACGGCGCCCATCAGCGGGAGGTCGGCGATCAGACCGGCGGCCGGCGAAGGCCATCCGTCGATCTGCCGGCACGCTGCGCGGCGAGGCCCGACGCTCAGACCTCGGCCGTCGTGGCGGCGTGGGGCGACGCGAGCTTACCTGTCTGCAGGCAGGGCTCAGCCTCCGCGAAGAAGTTGGGCGCGATGGCGCTAAGGACGGCGTGAAAGAGACGGACGAACGGCAGCCGAGAAAGAATCACCAGGGACTGAAAAACCGAAAGTGTCGTGAAGAAGAAGACGAC harbors:
- the dennd6b gene encoding protein DENND6B, which produces MEPADDRREAESRPWDRLSSWLECVCVVTFDLELGQAIELVYPPGVKLTEKEKSSLCYLSFPDSYSGCIGDTCFSFRMRQSVGRRRRRRPTDEAYDRDAPAALQMEASHFYGYVYFRQVKDASVKRGYFQKSLVILSRLPFVRLFHAVLSAIAPNFFAEAEPCLQTACRQIDGWPSPAAGLIADLPLMGAVLRVRIPSRNDKPGSPSPASAEEEVEEEVANASPSPTPTALPSVHQPDLFRCFRSLLIHTQMLWELVLLGEPVAVVAPSPAVSSETVLALVSSIAPLKFCCDFRPYFTVHDSEFREFTTKTQAPPSVILGVTNPFFVKTFHNWPHVLRLGESAEASGEDVPKQLKIKKVAKLKTLDGKAGVFTAYKSFLLKDKVLVKRVLKGIQRRRPPEVQSAILRRHFLELTQSFIIPLERYMASLMPLQRSVTPWKTPPQIRPFSQDDFVSSLERGGPRLTSALRGDWTGLYRKFFKSPNFDGWYRHRHGEMTRKLESLHLEAVCEADLPAWTRDKSEVEIVDLVVKLREKVSKARRRQLQVREDLLAKLRSWIETIVGSLPKDLQEVLETQ